The following proteins are co-located in the Rhodothermales bacterium genome:
- a CDS encoding four helix bundle protein — MSYKKLEIWQKARVLVNETHQMTFTALPLFERYEQGAQLRRSIKSVKANIVEGYGRRMYKRDFLRFLAYASASLDESIDHLETLAETRSLTDIQQFEQLRGGMLALGKQLHAFKLAVERQHRTGA; from the coding sequence ATGAGCTATAAAAAGTTGGAAATCTGGCAAAAAGCCCGTGTTCTCGTCAATGAGACGCATCAGATGACGTTCACGGCCTTGCCGCTTTTTGAGCGCTACGAACAGGGAGCACAACTTCGTCGGTCCATAAAATCCGTCAAGGCAAACATTGTCGAGGGGTACGGAAGGCGTATGTACAAGCGGGATTTTCTGCGTTTTCTGGCCTATGCAAGCGCCTCGTTGGATGAATCGATCGATCATCTCGAAACACTGGCCGAGACGCGCTCTCTTACGGACATCCAGCAATTTGAACAACTCAGGGGAGGCATGCTAGCACTTGGAAAACAACTCCATGCATTCAAGTTGGCCGTTGAACGTCAGCATCGAACCGGAGCATAA
- the iolC gene encoding 5-dehydro-2-deoxygluconokinase has protein sequence MPNSRPYDVITFGRTSIDLYSNDMGAPFEEITSFGAFVGGSSTNIAVACRRLGLRTALLTGFGNDQVARFVRRFLEREGIETKFIPTIDGTRTPAVILGIEPPARFPLVFYRDNASDLHLTMDHVLAANLADFKVVVLSGNALSRDPSKTATMYAAEVANEAGTTVFLDLDFRADQWFDPRAYGVMVRALLPRVQVVIGTEEEVMAASLTDASQVVITHQQVSAPEIRGNLETAIQRILDAGVEVLIVKRGPDGCSIFEQGKPEVRVPGYPVEVLNVLGAGDAFGGGLTYGFVQGWDWYKACRLANACGAILVTKHGCANFMPTLDQVMTFVSDKGGL, from the coding sequence ATGCCCAATAGCCGCCCCTATGACGTCATCACCTTCGGGCGCACGTCCATCGACCTGTACTCCAACGACATGGGGGCTCCGTTCGAGGAGATCACGTCGTTCGGGGCGTTTGTCGGGGGGTCGTCGACCAATATCGCTGTCGCTTGCCGGCGGCTCGGGCTCCGGACCGCGCTGCTGACGGGCTTCGGGAACGACCAGGTCGCCCGATTCGTCCGCCGCTTCCTCGAGCGTGAAGGCATCGAGACGAAGTTTATCCCCACGATCGACGGCACGCGGACGCCGGCGGTGATCCTGGGCATCGAGCCCCCGGCCCGCTTTCCGCTGGTGTTCTACCGGGACAATGCGTCGGACCTCCATCTGACGATGGACCATGTGCTGGCCGCGAACCTCGCGGACTTCAAGGTGGTCGTCCTCTCCGGCAACGCGCTCAGCCGCGACCCGAGCAAGACCGCCACGATGTATGCGGCCGAGGTGGCGAACGAGGCCGGCACGACCGTCTTCCTGGACCTCGACTTCCGCGCCGACCAGTGGTTCGACCCCCGCGCCTACGGCGTGATGGTCCGCGCCCTGCTGCCCCGCGTGCAGGTGGTGATCGGCACCGAGGAAGAGGTGATGGCCGCCAGCCTGACGGATGCCTCGCAGGTCGTGATCACCCACCAGCAGGTCTCGGCGCCCGAAATCAGGGGCAACCTGGAAACCGCGATCCAGCGCATCCTGGATGCCGGCGTCGAGGTCCTGATCGTCAAACGCGGACCCGACGGCTGCTCGATCTTCGAGCAGGGCAAGCCGGAAGTGCGCGTCCCCGGCTACCCGGTGGAGGTGCTCAACGTGCTCGGCGCCGGCGACGCCTTCGGCGGCGGGCTCACCTACGGCTTCGTGCAGGGCTGGGACTGGTACAAGGCCTGCCGGCTCGCCAACGCCTGCGGCGCCATCCTCGTCACGAAACACGGCTGCGCCAACTTCATGCCCACGCTGGATCAGGTGATGACGTTCGTGTCGGATAAGGGAGGGCTTTAG
- a CDS encoding universal stress protein: MYKYNRVLVALNLLSDQDETTLRYAGMLSRLGMPNTIYIAHVAETLDLPDAVREAYPQAMRPVDETIEAELQHRVATTFGELPAGAEIQYLVGEGTTAETLLRWTRLKDIDLVIVGSKRRDRDGGSTPEKMARRAPCSVLSIPDGAAPRITRILVPIDFSEHSMDALTKAIAIAAAAGHTELVCLHVFNVPLGYYKIGKTYEEFAAIMRLHAEEKYRQFIEGVDRMGLDFVPLFEPSERPARRIPEIAERERADLILMGARGRSNSAAVMLGSVTERVLLNASIPVIAVKQKGEEANMGFLEALLEL, from the coding sequence ATGTACAAGTACAACCGGGTCCTCGTCGCGCTCAACCTGCTCAGCGATCAAGACGAGACCACGCTGCGCTACGCCGGCATGCTGAGCCGGCTGGGCATGCCGAACACCATCTATATCGCCCACGTGGCGGAGACGCTCGACCTGCCGGATGCGGTGCGCGAGGCCTATCCCCAGGCCATGCGCCCGGTGGATGAGACCATCGAGGCCGAATTGCAGCACCGGGTCGCGACGACGTTCGGCGAGTTGCCCGCCGGCGCCGAGATCCAGTACCTCGTCGGCGAAGGGACCACGGCCGAGACGCTGTTGCGGTGGACGCGGCTGAAGGACATCGACCTCGTGATCGTCGGCTCGAAACGCCGGGATCGGGACGGCGGCTCGACCCCGGAAAAGATGGCGCGGCGCGCGCCGTGCTCGGTCCTGTCGATCCCCGATGGCGCCGCCCCCCGCATCACGCGCATCCTGGTGCCCATCGACTTCTCCGAGCATTCGATGGACGCGCTGACGAAGGCGATCGCCATCGCGGCCGCCGCCGGCCACACGGAACTCGTCTGCCTCCACGTCTTCAACGTGCCGCTTGGCTACTACAAGATCGGCAAGACCTACGAGGAGTTCGCCGCGATCATGCGGCTCCACGCCGAGGAGAAATACAGGCAGTTCATCGAAGGCGTGGATCGGATGGGGCTGGACTTCGTGCCGCTGTTCGAGCCGAGCGAGCGGCCGGCGCGCCGGATCCCCGAGATCGCCGAACGCGAACGCGCCGACCTCATCCTGATGGGCGCCCGCGGCCGCTCCAACAGCGCCGCCGTCATGCTCGGCAGCGTCACCGAACGCGTCCTCCTCAACGCCTCAATCCCCGTCATCGCCGTAAAACAGAAGGGCGAAGAAGCCAACATGGGCTTCCTGGAGGCGCTGCTGGAGTTGTGA
- the iolD gene encoding 3D-(3,5/4)-trihydroxycyclohexane-1,2-dione acylhydrolase (decyclizing) yields MSTRRLTVAQAVIEYLKHQFVVRDGHENRFFGGCFGIFGHGNVAGLGQALHQTSGLHYYQFRNEQAMVHTAVAYAKMKNRLGAFACTTSIGPGATNMITGAALATINRIPVLLLPGDIFARRHVAPVLQQLEMPYTQDIGVNDAFRPVSRYWDRINRAEQLITALPEAMRVLTSPAETGAVTLCLPQDVQAEAYDFPEALFDKKVWPISRPRPDVDLVRKAADWIREAKHPMIVAGGGVLYSEASETLRRFSARTGIPVAETQAGKGSMLYDDPTALGAVGATGTQGAVAISKIADLVIGIGTRYSDFTTESKSAWQHDGVRFININIAEFDAFKHGALPLTGDARVTLEELDALLPAYEVSHPYRQQVAGYNHSWDAHVEQIYNLGHGVPVSQGEVIGAVNTFSDPRDVVLCAAGSAPGDLHKLWRTRDAKGYHMEYGYSTMGYEIAGGLGVKMADPTREVYIVCGDGSYLMMSSEIATSIQEGYKLTILLLNNHGYASIGGLSQAVGAERFGTQYRFRDDAQKSFTGAPLPLDLAVNAQSLGAYVFRCVTIEDVRSALAEAKAIDRTTVIYVETDILKGVPGYGWWEVPIAEVSTTESARTARQAYVEERKKQRHYL; encoded by the coding sequence ATGTCAACCCGCCGTCTTACGGTCGCCCAGGCCGTCATCGAGTATCTCAAGCATCAGTTCGTCGTGCGCGACGGTCATGAGAATCGCTTTTTCGGAGGATGTTTCGGCATCTTCGGGCACGGCAACGTCGCCGGCCTGGGCCAGGCGTTGCATCAGACGAGTGGACTGCATTATTATCAGTTCCGGAACGAGCAGGCGATGGTCCATACCGCCGTCGCCTACGCCAAGATGAAGAACCGGCTGGGCGCGTTCGCGTGCACGACCTCGATCGGTCCGGGCGCCACCAACATGATCACCGGGGCGGCCCTCGCGACGATCAACCGGATCCCGGTACTCCTCCTTCCGGGCGACATCTTCGCCCGGCGTCATGTGGCTCCGGTGCTCCAGCAGCTCGAAATGCCGTACACGCAGGACATCGGCGTGAACGACGCCTTCCGGCCCGTGTCGCGGTACTGGGATCGCATCAATCGCGCCGAGCAGTTGATCACGGCGCTGCCGGAAGCGATGCGGGTGCTCACCTCGCCGGCCGAGACCGGCGCGGTCACGCTCTGCCTCCCGCAGGACGTTCAGGCCGAGGCGTACGACTTTCCGGAGGCCCTCTTCGACAAAAAGGTGTGGCCGATCTCCCGCCCGCGGCCCGACGTCGATCTGGTGCGCAAGGCGGCCGACTGGATCCGCGAGGCGAAGCATCCGATGATCGTCGCCGGCGGCGGCGTCCTCTACAGCGAGGCCTCCGAAACGCTCCGCCGCTTTTCGGCCCGCACCGGCATACCAGTCGCCGAGACGCAGGCCGGCAAAGGCTCGATGCTGTACGACGATCCGACCGCGCTCGGCGCCGTCGGCGCGACGGGGACGCAGGGAGCGGTCGCCATCTCGAAAATCGCCGACCTCGTCATCGGAATCGGCACGCGGTACAGCGACTTCACGACGGAGTCCAAGTCGGCCTGGCAACACGACGGCGTCCGGTTCATCAACATCAACATCGCCGAGTTCGACGCCTTCAAACACGGCGCCCTACCGCTCACCGGCGACGCGCGCGTCACGCTCGAAGAACTCGACGCCCTCCTCCCCGCCTACGAGGTGTCCCACCCGTACCGCCAGCAGGTGGCCGGCTATAACCATTCCTGGGACGCGCACGTCGAGCAAATCTACAACCTGGGACACGGCGTGCCGGTAAGCCAGGGCGAGGTGATCGGCGCCGTGAACACCTTTTCGGATCCGCGCGACGTGGTGCTCTGCGCCGCCGGCAGCGCTCCGGGCGACCTGCACAAGCTCTGGCGGACGCGCGACGCAAAGGGGTACCACATGGAATACGGCTATTCGACGATGGGCTACGAGATCGCCGGCGGCCTCGGCGTCAAGATGGCCGACCCCACCCGCGAGGTCTACATCGTCTGCGGCGACGGCAGTTATCTGATGATGAGCTCCGAAATCGCGACATCGATCCAGGAAGGCTACAAGCTTACGATCCTCCTGCTCAATAACCACGGCTACGCGAGCATCGGCGGCCTCTCACAGGCCGTGGGCGCCGAACGGTTCGGCACCCAGTACCGCTTCCGCGACGACGCCCAGAAGAGCTTCACCGGTGCTCCATTGCCGCTGGATCTGGCCGTCAACGCCCAGAGTCTCGGCGCCTATGTTTTCCGCTGCGTAACGATCGAAGATGTGCGCTCCGCCCTCGCCGAAGCCAAAGCGATCGACCGGACGACCGTGATCTACGTCGAGACCGACATCCTCAAGGGCGTACCCGGTTACGGCTGGTGGGAGGTCCCTATCGCGGAAGTCTCGACCACCGAGTCCGCCAGAACGGCCCGTCAGGCGTATGTCGAGGAGCGGAAAAAACAGCGGCATTACCTCTGA
- a CDS encoding Gfo/Idh/MocA family oxidoreductase: MAQPLRVAAVGLGRLGRLHAENLATRIPGVDLTAVCSVVLDEVLAARKALGVRNGFLSFDEMLERCPLDAVVLTTPSDLHAGQIEAALDAGLHVFCEKPLATMMADCERAAAAVARHPHKVCMLGFMRRYDPSYRFAKTQIDAGAIGRPILFRGYSVDPLSAIEGALKYAPHSAGQFLDMAVHDIDLARWFLGSDPREVYATGGCYAFPEFAQYGDGDNVAALMPFENDAMAFFFAGRTAPHGYNIETEIIGTKAALRINSVPAKHRVEILDAGGVRQACDQHFIDRFGDAYLNELIEFAACIREERQPEIRVEDGVAATRIALAATRAFRERVLISL, encoded by the coding sequence ATGGCCCAACCGCTTCGCGTCGCCGCCGTCGGCCTGGGCCGGCTGGGGCGGCTGCATGCCGAAAACCTCGCGACCCGCATCCCGGGCGTTGACCTGACGGCCGTCTGCAGCGTCGTGCTGGACGAGGTGCTTGCGGCGCGCAAGGCGCTCGGCGTCCGCAACGGCTTTCTGTCGTTCGACGAGATGCTGGAGCGGTGCCCGCTCGACGCCGTGGTGCTCACGACCCCATCCGACCTCCACGCCGGCCAGATCGAGGCCGCGCTGGACGCCGGCCTGCATGTCTTCTGCGAGAAGCCGCTGGCGACGATGATGGCCGACTGCGAGCGGGCCGCCGCCGCGGTCGCCCGACATCCGCACAAGGTCTGCATGCTCGGCTTCATGCGGCGCTACGACCCCTCGTACCGGTTCGCCAAAACGCAGATCGACGCCGGCGCCATCGGCCGGCCCATCCTCTTCCGCGGATACAGCGTCGACCCCCTCTCGGCCATCGAGGGAGCGCTTAAATACGCTCCGCATAGCGCCGGGCAGTTCCTCGACATGGCCGTGCACGACATCGACCTCGCCCGCTGGTTTCTGGGCAGCGACCCGCGCGAGGTATACGCAACAGGGGGCTGTTATGCCTTTCCCGAATTCGCACAATACGGGGATGGGGACAACGTCGCCGCGCTGATGCCCTTCGAGAACGACGCGATGGCCTTTTTCTTCGCCGGCCGCACCGCCCCGCACGGCTACAACATCGAAACCGAGATCATCGGGACGAAGGCGGCGCTGCGCATCAACAGCGTGCCGGCGAAACACCGCGTGGAGATCCTCGACGCCGGCGGCGTGCGCCAGGCGTGCGATCAGCACTTCATCGACCGCTTCGGCGACGCCTACCTGAACGAACTCATCGAATTCGCCGCCTGCATCCGGGAAGAACGCCAACCGGAGATCCGCGTGGAGGACGGTGTCGCCGCGACCCGTATCGCACTGGCGGCGACGCGTGCCTTCCGCGAACGCGTGCTGATTTCGCTCTAG